CGCGGCGGCCCCGGGTGGTGTCGGCGGTCGGGGGGGGGCGCGGCCCTCGGCGGCTTGTACGTCGTGTGGGCCGGGCGCGGCGGCGGGGGGGGGGCCCCCGCGCCCCCACGGAGACGGTCGGGGCCGCGTCCATTCCCAGCAGCAGCTCGGGATGGCCTATCGCCGTGCTGCGTCCCGACGCGGAGGCCAGCGTCCGGCCGAGCGATTCGGCGAACTGCACGCCGGCCAGCGGCTCGTCGCCGCACTCGCAGGCGTGATCGAGGTACCGGCCCAGCCAGCCGTGCTCCGGCGCCTTGCGGGCCACGGAGCCGGTCTCCCAGATCTCGGTCGCGCGCGAGTGCGACCGGGACGACCGCGGGTAGCCCACACCCTGCACGATGCCGGCAAGCCCGTCGTCCATCAGGCGGCGCACGTCGCCGAGCCAGGGGTTCAGGCCGAGGTCGCTCCCGTCGATCGGCAGCGTCTGTTGCCGCGGGATCGCGATCGTCGGGCGCGCCCGATAGTAGCGGTCGTCGCGGACCGGCACGACCGTGTTCAGCCCGTCGTTGCCGCCCCGCAGGCGCAGGACGACCACGACGCGCCCGTCGTGGCTCGCCTGGGATCCACCGCTGGCCGCCTGGGCGCTCCGCCGGACGAACAACGGCACGGTCGGTGTCAGTGCGAACCAGGTCAGCAGGTCGCGTCGGCTGATGGTGTGCATTGGGTTCTCCAGGCTGGCGTTCACGCCAGTTGATACTGCGGGGACATCATCACGCGCCGGATGAAGGCGCTCCGCCCTTCCGGCGAGCCCAGGCCGGCAACTTCCCGTTCGAGCGCTTCGGCGTCCAGTCCCGGAGCCGGGTCGAGCCGCTCGAGCAGCGCCGCCGCCGACGCTTCACCGGATGCCGTCCCGACCGGCGCCGTCGACGGGCCGGCGGATCCGTCGGTCGACGGCTCGGCGCCGTCGAGGCCGAGTGGCGGCAACCGCCCTGCCAGGGCGGCGGCCAGGTGGTAGCGCACGGTGAGGCGGGCGGGGGGCTCCACCCAGGCTTCCTGTCCGGGCCAGCCTCCCTCGCCGTTGTCGGGGGTGTCGAACAGCGACTGGCCGCTCGCCCGCAGCCAGCGGTCGATCTCGACAACCGGAGGCGAGGCGATTCCCAACTGCCGACAGGCGCCCGCCGCCAGGTGGACCGGGCTCTTGATCAACGCCCACCGCGACGACCGGGACCAGAAGGCGTCCGACCGCACGACCTCGCGGAGCATCGCCTCGATGGACCCGCCGGTCGCCCGGTAGCTGGCCGCCAGCCGCGCTTCGAGCGCCCCGTCGGGATCCTCGATGCCGAGGTGGGCGATCAGCAGGCGCCCGAAGCGGCGCGCCGTCGCTTCGTGCGCGGCGAGCCACCTGACTGCCGAGCGCGCATCGAACGAGCCGGTGCGGCCGAGAATGGTCTTCGGGCCGGCGTCGAACTCCTCCGGCCGGAAGGTCGGTACGAGGCCGGTGCGGCGGGCCGCTCGGGGCGCGCGAGGATCGATTGGCCGGGCCGGCTCGCGGCCCTCGGGGGCGACGAGGAGCCACCCGGTAAGAGCCCGCGAC
The nucleotide sequence above comes from Acidobacteriota bacterium. Encoded proteins:
- a CDS encoding DUF1501 domain-containing protein, which gives rise to MHTISRRDLLTWFALTPTVPLFVRRSAQAASGGSQASHDGRVVVVLRLRGGNDGLNTVVPVRDDRYYRARPTIAIPRQQTLPIDGSDLGLNPWLGDVRRLMDDGLAGIVQGVGYPRSSRSHSRATEIWETGSVARKAPEHGWLGRYLDHACECGDEPLAGVQFAESLGRTLASASGRSTAIGHPELLLGMDAAPTVSVGARGPPPRRRARPTRRTSRRGPRPPPTADTTRGRR
- a CDS encoding DUF1800 domain-containing protein, coding for MNRTQEHAAGDALTAAERRHLLRRLAFAATPALERTLEGLSGDESLEVLLRAARGTSWPERPAAARGIWDNPALRFEGVSDEEFEAIVDRQTPDTRAAIEGVRHWWLAELLASPAPLRENLVLFLHGVFGSSTSSVDAPHALHGRNALLRRRCLGTVPDLLASLVVDPAMMMQVGMDDHRRLRVSDRPAKLILDHWTVGEGAYEPRDIEELSRALTGWLLVAPEGREPARPIDPRAPRAARRTGLVPTFRPEEFDAGPKTILGRTGSFDARSAVRWLAAHEATARRFGRLLIAHLGIEDPDGALEARLAASYRATGGSIEAMLREVVRSDAFWSRSSRWALIKSPVHLAAGACRQLGIASPPVVEIDRWLRASGQSLFDTPDNGEGGWPGQEAWVEPPARLTVRYHLAAALAGRLPPLGLDGAEPSTDGSAGPSTAPVGTASGEASAAALLERLDPAPGLDAEALEREVAGLGSPEGRSAFIRRVMMSPQYQLA